DNA sequence from the Streptomyces canus genome:
CTGTCCCGCAACGTCGGCTCCCGGGAACGGCTGCTCGGGCTCGGCGAGCGGATCCTCGACCACCTGTGGCAGCGCCGCATCCGAGACGGCGAGGGCGTGGGCCTGTGGGACAACGTCCACGCCGCCTACCCGGAGTCGCCGGACCGGCAGGGCCCGCTGTCCTGGAGCATCACCGAACGCGTCGCCGAATGCATGGTCGCCGCGAACGTCCTCTACACACAGCCCCCGGTCCGAAGCGCCGAACTGGAGGCCTCCGCACGGTCCCTGCTCGGCGAGGCCACCCACCTCCTCGGCAAGGAACAGATGGAACCGGCGCCCGTGCCCACGAGCGAGGAAGGCATGCTGCTCAAGAGCATCGAGGCGGATCTGCGTCGCGCCCGGCACATTCTCGACAGGCAGCCCGGCACCGCCGTCGCGCTGGCCCAGCGCGTGCTCGTGCGCCTCGACTCTCTCGCCCGGGCCCGCGAGAGCAGTACACCGCGGGGGGTGTGAGCCGTGCTCGTCTTCGCCGCCTCCGACAAGGGAGGCACCGGCCGCTCCGTCACCAGCGCCAACCTCGCCTACCATCGCGCCCTCGGCGGCGACGCCGTCTGCTACCTGGACTTCGACTTCGGCTCGCCCACGGCCGCCGCCGTCTTCGACGTACCGGGCGTCACCGACGAGGCCGAGGGCCGTGGCCTGCATTCCTACCTCAAGGGCAAGATCGCCGAGCCGCTCCTCATCGACGTCTGGGGCCGCACCGAACACCCCGTGCTGCGCAGCCGGCCCGGTGGCGCCGGTCGGCTGGTCCTCCTGCCGGGGGACCGCGGCGGCGGCGAGTTCGTCACCGACGAGGACAACCTGCGCCGGTGTGTCGACCTCGTCGTCCGGCTCCACCGCGACTTCGACCTGATCGTGGTCGACCTGAGCGCCGGACGCAGCTACGCCATGGACCTGGTCCTCGCGGCCACCGCTCGTGGCCCGTTGCGCAAGATGCCGACCCGATGGCTGGTCTACCACCGCTGGACCCGGCAGCACGTCTCGGCCGCCGCCGAACTCGTCACCGGAAAACAGGGCCTTCTCAGCGCCGGGGAGGCCATGGGGCACGACCGGAACACCCTCCTCGGCGCCATCCGTTACGTCCGGGCCGCCGTACCCGACCTGGAGTCGCCGGTGTGGGAGAAGGCCCCGCCCGAGCAGTCCCGCTGGATGCGCGAGTGTGACAGTCAACTCGAAGGTCTCGCCGCCCAGTTGGGTATCGGCCGAACCAGGATGCTGGGCTCGGTCCCCCTCGAACCGGTCCTGCAGTGGCACGAACAGCTCATCACCGAAGCCGATGTGCACGACAGCCGGATCGCCAACATCAAGACCTGGAAGGCGCTGGGGGAACTGGCGCAGCGGCTGACCGAGGACAAACACTGGGGGCAGCTGTGACAGCAGCCGGAGCACTCTTCCACGAGGTCAGCGCCGAGACCCACACCGAGGCCGTGCCCTGCTCACATCTCTCCCTGGAACTCGGCCACCTCTACATGGAGGACTTCGCCGAAGGCCCCGAGCGGCTGCGTCGGCACTTCGCCGCGGTCCGCCCCTGGGCCGATGCCGCCCGCGCCTTCGTCGCCGGACTGCCCATGGGCAAGCAGCCGCGGATCAGTACCTGCTTCCTCGTCGACGACTACTTCAGCCGGCTTTCGACCCCCGCCGAACTCGTGCCGCCCCTCCTCGACGCCGCGGACAGCGCCGGCCTGTCCATCGACTACCTGGCCCGCGAGTCGGGCTGCGCGGTCACCGACCCGTCCCGTCCCGACCAAGCGGAACTGGCCGAGTCCGTGCTGAAACGGCTCGTCGAGTCGCCGCCGCCGGGCAGCAGCGGCTTCCGCCCGCCCGTCAGCCTGACCGGCTGGCTCACCAACGGGCGACGCGCACCGGACCGCCGTACCAGCGCCGCCCTGGAGACCACCGGCGTCTGGCAGCCGCCGAGCGAGACCGAGGCACGCGGCCACTCCGTCTTCATGGACGTCGAGTTGTGGTACGAGCGTGAGCAGAGCCGCGTCTGGTCCTGCGCCTTCCTCGCGGCCGTCTGGCAACTGGCCCGCCTCGGCCTGCTGCGCGACGACGGCAGGTCCGTACTGACACCCGCCCAGTGGAACAAGGACGCTTTCCCCGACGACTGGGCCGCCCTGCCGCCCCTCGTCAGGCTCAACCCGTCGGCGGCGCCCTTCTGCGCGTACTACACGTGCAGCGTCCTGCCGACCCGGTTCCTGCCGGTCGAACACGCGGTACGCACCATCCTCGAACAGACCCACGTGGACCCCGCCGCCGTCCGTCAGATCGCCGAACGCTCGGAGGGCGAAGGGCTCACGGTGCCCTCAGGCGTCGTGGAGCGCACCTCCTACGTCTTCCCGCCGGGACTCACGTCATGAGCAGCCCCGAAGACACCATGTGCGGTGAGGTGCGCACCTGTCTGCTGCCGACCCGCCACGCCGTGAACGGCCAGGTCGCCGAGGTGCTGCTCAGGCTGCGCCCCGACGAACGCGTCAGCGTCTCCCAACGGCCCAGTCCTTACGCCGTCTCGCCGGACGTCCTCACGGGAGTGGACTGCCGGCTGCCCACCGCCAACAAGGTCAAGGTCCGCGCTGTGGGCACCGTGGCCACGCGGGCCGTGCTCACCGAGGGCCGGGTGCTTCAGGCGACGGCCTACTTCCGCGCAGCACCCCACGGACCGGACCGGCGCCGGCCCTGGGGGCACTACTTGGTTCGGCCCGGCGTACTCGTCCCCGTCGGGCGGCTGCCCCAGCGGGAGTTGACACAAGGCTTCCTGA
Encoded proteins:
- a CDS encoding SCO2523 family variant P-loop protein; its protein translation is MLVFAASDKGGTGRSVTSANLAYHRALGGDAVCYLDFDFGSPTAAAVFDVPGVTDEAEGRGLHSYLKGKIAEPLLIDVWGRTEHPVLRSRPGGAGRLVLLPGDRGGGEFVTDEDNLRRCVDLVVRLHRDFDLIVVDLSAGRSYAMDLVLAATARGPLRKMPTRWLVYHRWTRQHVSAAAELVTGKQGLLSAGEAMGHDRNTLLGAIRYVRAAVPDLESPVWEKAPPEQSRWMRECDSQLEGLAAQLGIGRTRMLGSVPLEPVLQWHEQLITEADVHDSRIANIKTWKALGELAQRLTEDKHWGQL
- a CDS encoding SCO2522 family protein, which translates into the protein MTAAGALFHEVSAETHTEAVPCSHLSLELGHLYMEDFAEGPERLRRHFAAVRPWADAARAFVAGLPMGKQPRISTCFLVDDYFSRLSTPAELVPPLLDAADSAGLSIDYLARESGCAVTDPSRPDQAELAESVLKRLVESPPPGSSGFRPPVSLTGWLTNGRRAPDRRTSAALETTGVWQPPSETEARGHSVFMDVELWYEREQSRVWSCAFLAAVWQLARLGLLRDDGRSVLTPAQWNKDAFPDDWAALPPLVRLNPSAAPFCAYYTCSVLPTRFLPVEHAVRTILEQTHVDPAAVRQIAERSEGEGLTVPSGVVERTSYVFPPGLTS